CTAACTGCATTCATCCACCATacaagatcagtgtacgacttcacAGCATCACCAAAAATCTGTTGATGTGACAACTCAAGTCCATGATATGCATGGTGATACTTTATGTTGATTCCGCCCCCAACTTTCACATAATCTACAATCTCAGCTGGCTTTATGAGAGGGTTGTGCCTGACACGCTCATGAATTAAATGGTTCATAAGCTTCCTCGAAACAGTTGGACTCCTCACCTTATAACCACCACCATAAGTGTGCCTCCCCACATATTCCTTAATCTTAAAAACATCAACAAAACTACTAACGACAGTTGCGTGAAGCCTCCATGtagtgaatctctcaaggtcattcttcaGTTTTATCGCCTTGTATCCAGTTCTCAAACAATATTTTTCGCATGCTATACGTACAGAATCAACACCACCGTGGATGAGCTGATTTGTATCCTGAAAATTATCCTCCCAATCATCTGAAAAAGGACATTTAGAACCTCTTTACCATCTTTCAAATAACTGTTCTTAGCACTCACAACTAAGTCTGCAACATCCTTATAACTAGAAGAATTAGATCCGCCAGCTGAAATAACATCCACCTGTAATTCAAAGAAAGTCGATTTCTTTGCACAATGTAATGCAACGAGGCTCAGGAGTGATATGTCAGCAAGAATAAGAACTATCACTTCATTTTGTACATAGTTAATGACAATAGTATATGGAGTTAACCAGCTCCATGCATTACAGAtggaaaatttcaaatcctctaaagttgaagATGATGTAACCAAATATCCAAAGTGATATTCCTTGTGGTATATATGAGAGTAGCAAGAAATGTCTGAATCATGACCAGTGACAGACAGTTCACCTGTAAAACGCATTAGCACATAAGATATACATTGATATGTATAATGCATATTGATATGTCACGTCTTTATTGAATGGATATAGACGTCTACTCTGCAGTTCATAAGATATATATAGATATGTACAGTGTCTATAAGAATCGATATGTGCTATACATATTGACATATATTGATATATACAACAAGATCACATCAAGAAAGAGAGCATGCTATACACAGttcatattaatatgtattgtgGGATAAGTAATACATTGTATATTTTTTGATGCAGTTCATACATAATACGTATTGATGTGTCACGTCTATAATGAATGAGTAAGTGCCATATATGATCatctcaaaaacaaaaataagaactacatttttgaatgaatacatgcggtacatattgatatgtaatgaatGTATTTTACAGGATTTATCTAATGAACAAACGTAACTCCATTACAAAACTCATATTCAAAAgaaatcaaacaaaagatttaccTAAAAAGAGTATTTCCTTATAACTAATCTTTGATATGATCATGTgtctcaagaaaataaaaaaacgatgatcaaaataaacaacaaaattacttaaaaaactAACGAGCACGGAATTAAACAATGTACATCGTAATAAAAACGAATAGTGACTAATCAACAATGAAATTGAATAGAAATACATGATAGATAAGAATCTGATCATCATGATTTCAAAAACTACGAAATCAAACCTAACAATTCAGAGCAGAGAAGGTGATAATAATAAAGGTACCTTGTTCTTATCTGAAATAAACCTAACAATTCACAACGGGAGCAACAtagacgataaaaaccagcagcAACAGAGACAGAGAGAAACTCAGatctgagatgaagaaaaaaaagagagcaaAGTTCAGAGCTCGACTGATCTTCTGGCTAGTTATATCAGTTATAGAAGGTTAAATTTGGAAGAGTTTCAGCTCGCTCGCACGTGTACTGTAATTTTTTAGACGAGAGAATAAAAAATCTAGTCCaacaacatgtttttggactagccaTTAAAAGTTTCTTACGgctgggtggactagccattaacccgGTGGTGAAAACATGACTACCTAGTAATTCCTAGATTTTATATCGCCTCAGACTAAACCTTCCCCCTTCTTAGTTATGATGAAATATCATAGCCTTTCGTTGCCTTCACAACAATCGACGGTGGACGCTGTCGATCCTTATGAAACAAACCGCACCAATCATATAGTACAATGTCGATCCGTATGAAACAAAGTACCTTCACTATAATCAACGGTGAAGACAGTCGATCCGTATGAAACAAATCGCAGCAATCATACTCTATCAGCGCCCCTATATAAACAACCCCACCCTCTTCTTTCAATCTCACACCAAATATCTTTgttctcttttctttctcctcTAAAAAGCATTTCATTTCCCTTCAATTTTCCGATCAAATGGCGCCGAAAGTAGCAGAGAAGAAACCGGCAGAGAAAAAACCAGCAGAAAAGAAACCCGCTGAAGAAAAGAAAGCTGAGAAAGCACCAGCAGCAAAGAAACCCAGAGCCGAGAAGAAATTACCAAGCAAAGATGCTTCATCaacagataagaagaagaagaaatcaaagaaatcagTTGAGACTTACAAGATCTACATCTTCAAAGTTCTAAAGCAAGTTCATCCTGATATTGGTATCTCAAGCAAAGCAATGGGAATCATGAACAGTTTCATTAATGATATCTTTGAGAAACTTGCTGCTGAATCGTCCAGATTAGCTAGGTACAACAAGAAGCCAACCATTACTTCAAGGGAGATTCAGACTGCTGTTCGTCTTGTTCTTCCTGGTGAATTAGCTAAACATGCTGTCTCTGAGGGTACTAAAGCTGTGACTAAGTTTACTAGTTCTTAAATTTGTGTTTCTGTTTCCTTAGAtctgagaaattagggtttcttttgaTTTAGTGGTTTTCATTTTAGGGATTAGGGTTTTGTATATGTAAGTATTAGTGTTTCCAGTGTTCCGAAGAATGTAATCAGTTTCTTGTTATTGAAATCAGATGTTTTAATTTTCGGAAAAACGAATCAATTGAAATCCATTTTGATATTTTGGAAGTGTTAATCTAATTGGTTATGAATGAATTACATGATACTGCCTTTTTATTTCTGTTTCATTGTTTGATTTTAATAGATTTTATTGGTTGCATTTTCTGCCAAGGACTAGTGTATTTCCAGCGGCTTTCAGGGTTCAGTATATCCTTGTTAAGATGGAAACTGGTGGCTAATCCTTATTCTGAAGGGTACATTTGCCCATGTCAGGATGTGATCTTTATGTAGTATAAAAATCTGTAGAACGCACACAAAGAAATGAAGCATATAACTTTCAATTCCATCTCAGCTTTTCCAAATTATGATGCCATCTAGAAATCCAAGTGAATCAGTCTATACTGTGTTTTAATGTACATTGTTATTCAGATGCATCTTCAAGTATTTTCAAACATTTAAGCCCAAGATCGGTTCCTGCTTTAGatgcaatttcaagttgttctttcaccaactctatacgGTGCCCGTAACCATTACAGCCTCCCAATTTATTAAGAAGTCTCTAAAGGACAAGAAGTGAAACCAGGCATAAATTGATCCCCACTGAAAAATCAATCTCTTCACTTCACTTCACTGATGATTGTTTTGGCCTCTCTACTTCTCTTGTTGGCCCTCACTATCTTGTTCCTTTCAGACCACAGAGGCCACACAGTTGCAAAGGGAAGCAACTTCAACACCTTTCTAGCTAGCTTTTTCCCATTAAGGTCAGACCAAAACTCAAATTGCTCCTTTACCGAAGTCTTCTGAGACCAAGAATGTTGCATTGCTGGACTAAATTAATCCCAAATCTGCCTTGAGAATGTGCGGCGGAGTAAAATATGATCCCAATTATCCTCcatattgttgcaaaaacttGAAAGGTTTTTGAATCACTTATCAGACATATAATTGAACCTTGTTGGGAATATGCGTCTTCCACATATACTTCAATACTTGAAAGGTTGAGAGACACCCTCATTCTGATTCAAGAGCCAAGAGTATTCATCTTCAACTGTATAATCTGAGTTCGAGCTACAGGAAATGGAGTCTGCTTCATTGCGCAAAGTGAAGCATCACCCAGATTCCAGAAGAGTTGAGAGATTTGAGAACTCACCAATTACCTCATCAGATGGCTGTCTCTTGAACTGAATATTCCACTTCCCCTGATAAATAAGATCAGCCATTTTTTCCATCCTTTTAAATAGCTGCTTAAAAGGTCTTCTTCTAGGTCAAACAGAAAGGAACAGCCCCCCTCCATTTGTCTTTCCAAAATTTCACATCCTTCCCTTTAGCAATTACTTGTGGAAGGTAGTATTTGCGATAGACCTCTTTCATAGTGAATCCTCCTCCAGAAGCCCCCTGCCACGAGGAAGTTTATATCATCAGTTTACATTGAACTTTGTTATAGCTTCTGGAACTTTAGCACCTTACAACACAACAATTATGTAGTACAGTCAATATCTTAGTGGGAGAGTTAGGATAGTCCATGCACAGTAGGTAATACACCTTTGAAATGAAATCTGACTTGGCTTCGATGATTCAAACGAGATGAATAGGAAATATATTTTCCGAGGTTAGGAGAGCCCAATTCTTTTGTTTTTATGCTGACTTTTAAAGTTACCCAATGGAACCCCACCATCCTAATTTTAAGGACTCAAGTATGGGATGCTGGAGTAGTCTGTGTCCATATACGCATTTGGGATGCTCCTaagaatttcaaaataaaaaatctttctcCCCTCGAGTCAGAAGTGCTCAATATATGACTAGATCAAGTTTGACCAGGGGAATATTACATTTTAACATAAGTGATCCATATGCTATGGGTGCACCAGCTTGCCCCTGCAAAATATAAATGGTAACATGTAATGGAAGTCATTTGTTCAAGTCAGGTTCACCCATAACATAAACAATATTCTACAAACACATTTTACGGTTAAAAGAATTAAGGAATGACAATGGGCAAAAATATCTATCACAACCCTCTTAAATAAGCAATTCTTTAGTATCTTTGATCAAGAAGGCTGAGGCAGCTTTCTCTGCTAACCCTGTACAACTAGTTGACAAACAGACCATGGTTTCTTCGAATATAAACAAAAAGAATCACATATTAGGAAGATAAACACTGATCAGCCCCCCCAAATTCCACTCTAACTATCATTTGTACTTTCTAGGGCTGCTAATTCCGTAAAATGTTTGAAAACCCCATGGAAAATCAGAGATGAAGTAGAAAGGCTTCTCATTAATGTTATAACAATGCAAAAACAAGGTCTTATTACCTTCTCTGAAAAGCTTGATGGAGACACCACAAGGTTGATTCCATATCTCGCTTCACACAGTCCCCAGTACCTGGATGCATTTCGAACACAGCCATCTACAGTAAGTATGTGATTAGGACATGCGGGTTTCACAATATGAAAGCTCaacatcatcccaaaagaagtattATGAATGGTTTGCGAATTGAGTAAAG
The nucleotide sequence above comes from Papaver somniferum cultivar HN1 chromosome 8, ASM357369v1, whole genome shotgun sequence. Encoded proteins:
- the LOC113304391 gene encoding histone H2B.3-like, with translation MAPKVAEKKPAEKKPAEKKPAEEKKAEKAPAAKKPRAEKKLPSKDASSTDKKKKKSKKSVETYKIYIFKVLKQVHPDIGISSKAMGIMNSFINDIFEKLAAESSRLARYNKKPTITSREIQTAVRLVLPGELAKHAVSEGTKAVTKFTSS